From the Glandiceps talaboti chromosome 10, keGlaTala1.1, whole genome shotgun sequence genome, one window contains:
- the LOC144441344 gene encoding carboxypeptidase A4-like yields MVALNNKKDVVLIMLDLSAAFDTIDHSILLNRLEFRFGVTGTALAWFKSYLLNRHQRVKVTSTASSTSHIKYGVPQGSVLGPILFTLYTAPLEDVIIGHGLDYMMYADDSEIYTICNKPADILPDVETCIDDIRSWMRSNMLVLNDDKTAEVIQFSSRLKTNVVELTSLKIGGLDIAPSTSVRNLGVTLRRDGSMSDQISHICKNGYFSLYKIGKIRKLLDKACTEKLIHAFVTSRLDYCNGLLYGIPKYQIDRLQSLQNAAARLTVILTLPNNPTISKDELNLVGCAVHLQLHTQQVGFATQHQLVTLVLVCCLTLVAGEIKRFEGYQVLRVKVHAKHDLSIIKDIESTDKYDFWNYPSDIMTAPSDAEELKRILLENNIEFEVWIKNVQDVIDNQFKGQNGGLKTMTVQKSVGDGPAVHDFDYTVYHRYAEIDQWIKDTAAKFSDLAQEFILGRSYQRRVMRGLKVGTQSESMKPTMWIESGIHAREWITPATNMWMTNKMLTDYGNDTLITRLLDDYDLYLLFSMNPDGYEYTWSDDRLWRKTRSPNLGSSCIGTDANRNWDFEWGGDGVSFDPCSNIYCGPYPSSEIEVENVINFLKTLSSTHEIKFFMDIHSAGNMFLNPWGYTSDRPTHYDDHIKLSKVFADAVEAVRGTTYRYGTIPELLYPASGSSLDYGHGLLKIKFSHGLEISTGYGFLLPEDQILPTAEETYAGMRAAYDYIMQHA; encoded by the exons ATGGTGGCCTTAAATAATAAGAAGGATGTCGTTCTTATCATGTTGGATCTGTCAGCAGCTTTTGATACAATCGACCATAGCATTTTGTTAAATAGACTGGAGTTTCGTTTTGGTGTCACCGGGACAGCTCTAGCCTGGTTTAAATCCTATCTTCTCAATCGCCATCAACGTGTCAAAGTGACCTCTACAGCGTCTTCTACTTCGCATATAAAGTACGGTGTCCCACAAGGGTCAGTTCTAGGCCCGATCCtattcacattgtatacagcTCCTTTAGAGGATGTCATCATCGGACATGGCCTTGACTACATGATGTATGCAGACGACTCAGAGATTTACACAATCTGCAATAAGCCAGCTGACATTCTACCTGATGTTGAAACGTGCATCGACGACATTCGCAGCTGGATGAGATCAAATATGTTAGTCCTCAACGATGACAAAACTGCTGAGGTGATCCAGTTCTCGTCACGGTTAAAAACCAATGTAGTAGAACTGACCAGCCTGAAAATTGGCGGGCTAGACATCGCACCCTCTACCTCAGTCCGTAATCTCGGTGTTACTCTCCGTAGGGACGGCTCCATGTCTGATCAGATTAGTCACATTTGCAAGAATGGTTACTTTTCGTTATACAAGATTGGAAAAATTCGCAAACTGTTAGACAAAGCCTGTACAGAGAAATTAATTCATGCATTTGTGACATCCCGACTCGATTACTGCAATGGTCTATTGTATGGAATTCCAAAATACCAGATAGATCGTCTGCAGTCACTCCAGAATGCTGCAGCCCGTCTT ACCGTCATCTTGACCCTACCAAATAATCCTACAATTTCCAAAGATGAACTAAACCTGGTTGGATGTGCCGTTCACCTGCAACTCCATACCCAGCAG GTCGGGTTTGCCACACAGCACCAACTGGTCACGTTAGTGTTGGTGTGTTGTCTGACTTTGGTGGCGGGTGAGATTAAAAGATTTGAAGG GTATCAAGTATTAAGGGTCAAAGTTCACGCAAAGCATGACTTGTCCATCATTAAAGACATTGAATCAACAGATAAG TACGATTTCTGGAACTATCCAAGCGACATTATGACAGCGCCCTCTGACGCTGAAGAATTGAAAAGAATCCTtcttgaaaataacattgaatttgaagtctggataaaaaatgtacaagatGTGATTGACAACCAGTTTAAGGGACAGAATGGTGGGTTAAAGACAATGACTGTACAGAAGAGTGTTGGCGATGGCCCTGCTGTACATGATTTCGACTACACTGTCTATCATAGATATGCCGAG ATCGACCAATGGATAAAAGACACAGCGGCTAAATTTTCCGATCTCGCTCAAGAATTCATCTTGGGAAGGTCATATCAACGAAGAGTTATGAGAGGTCTCAAG GTTGGCACACAGTCAGAAAGTATGAAGCCAACAATGTGGATAGAAAGTGGAATACATGCCAGAGAATGGATAACGCCTGCCACAAACATGTGGATGACAAACAAG ATGTTGACGGATTATGGTAATGATACACTGATTACTAGATTGTTGGATGATTATGATCTCTATCTCCTGTTTAGTATGAATCCTGATGGCTACGAATACACATGGAGTGAT GACAGATTATGGAGAAAAACAAGATCACCAAATCTAGGTAGCAGTTGTATTGGAACTGATGCAAACAGAAATTGGGACTTCGAATGGGGAG GTGATGGCGTTAGTTTTGATCCATGTTCTAACATTTACTGTGGTCCATATCCAAGTTCCGAAATTGAAGTCGAAAACGTAATCAACTTTCTGAAAACCCTGTCATCAACTCACGAGATCAAGTTCTTCATGGACATTCACAGCGCTGGCAATATGTTTCTGAATCCCTGGGGATATACTTCTGATAGACCGACTCACTATGATGATCAT ATTAAACTCAGTAAGGTATTTGCAGATGCTGTTGAGGCTGTACGTGGAACAACATATCGATACGGGACCATTCCCGAGTTGTTAT ATCCTGCATCTGGGTCTAGTCTGGACTATGGCCATGGGCTTCTCAAGATCAAGTTTTCACATGGATTGGAGATAAGCACAGGATATGGGTTCTTGCTTCCCGAAGACCAGATATTACCTACTGCTGAAGAAACATATGCAGGAATGAGGGCAGCTTATGATTACATTATGCAACATGCATAA
- the LOC144441345 gene encoding uncharacterized protein LOC144441345, protein MSDNNEVDLVQPFQPTSFMRRSKSAIQTVSSTELHSVSNVSLSFREEIGGKKGSISKSTFLTETGKNKQMLKMLTLTLVPIVVLIALTVVDLNNTIRRNFDAVEIRRNVRFSRQVGTLVHTLQIERDMTALYISSLVQSRPGAERKIFLINTYPLTDEVLESLFDWPSYGTTAYRHFENKEQFASWLFEYRLTLDIHNTTVYEVINFYTGANQIFIDWLYEAVGKSGGQGLWETLVAYQLLIVGMEQIGIERTLGAIFYTHGGLKRHLDYLWYMEMFQVGDSNILASQKYSPILNEILENKVQELDYDFRGTIEELRQPIRFNNLTRPPSWVDSTYWFDNMTIYIDTLKDSQRKMADIILVKLEELVRRDEGDLALQIGTMVVMCIMCVIIFRTVQTLTNNIQNYAVLLANQTRSLVRQRKRAEEILFQMLPKQVAGQLKLNKTINAESYTEATVAISSIVGFDRLVSESSPMTIVATLSKVYAHLDSFVSRYDVYTMETFDYSYMVVSGVPNRNGRRHISEIAVLALELVSFMRHLTIPTVIGTRLSVRVGVHTGSVVAGIIGNVIPRYNIFGDAVNIAMVLESSSMSNCIQISEATYWPLKEMGIFALRERGQTLIKGKGTMTTYWLHGRRLPGGDFDDDPDSQGELRINVPDTVGEVNKENKTAPSSDTQYSSYSIGELQSSLPVSVPKLSGIQQESERNHESSVPCYIIEEISE, encoded by the exons ATGTCTGACAACAATGAAGTGGATCTCGTCCAACCTTTCCAACCCACAAG TTTCATGAGAAGGAGTAAAAGCGCCATACAGACCGTTAGTTCAACCGAACTTCACTCCGTAAGCAATGTCAGCTTATCATTCCGTGAAGAGATTGGAGGTAAGAAGGGGAGCATCTCTAAAAGCACTTTTCTTACAGAGACTGGTAAAAATAAGCAAATGCTGAAAATGTTGACCTTAACGTTGGTACCAATCGTAGTATTGATAGCTTTGACTGTCGTTGACCTGAATAATACCATACGACGGAACTTTGACGCTGTCGAGATCCGTCGGAACGTACGGTTCAGTCGCCAGGTTGGCACCCTCGTTCACACCCTTCAAATAGAACGGGATATGACGGCCCTTTATATCAGCTCACTCGTGCAGTCTCGTCCAGGAGCAGAAAGGAAGATTTTCCTTATCAATACCTACCCATTGACTGATGAAGTTCTAGAAAGTCTGTTCGATTGGCCTTCATATGGTACAACTGCCTATCGACACTTTGAAAACAAGGAACAATTTGCATCGTGGCTGTTCGAGTATAGACTGACATTGGATATTCATAACACGACCGTGTATGAG GTCATTAACTTCTACACTGGAGCAAACCAGATTTTTATCGACTGGTTGTATGAAGCCGTTGGGAAATCAGGAGGTCAAGGGTTATGGGAAACATTGGTCGCCTATCAACTATTGATTGTAGGGATGGAACAGATTGGCATCGAACGGACGTTGGGGGCGATATTTTATACTCATGGTGGACTGAAGCGACATCTTGACTATCTATGGTACATGGAAATGTTTCAG GTTGGCGATAGTAACATATTGGCCTCTCAGAAGTATTCTCCGATATTGAACGAAATTCTCGAGAATAAGGTGCAAGAATTAGACTACGACTTTCGTGGTACGATCGAAGAGCTCCGTCAGCCAATAAGATTTAATAACCTGACACGTCCACCTTCTTGGGTAGACAGTACCTATTGGTTTGATAATATGACCATTTATATAGACACACTGAAAGACAGCCAACGTAAAATGGCGGACATTATTCTGGTGAAGCTAGAAGAGCTGGTGCGACGAGATGAAGGAGATTTGGCTCTCCAAATCGGTACCATGGTTGTCATGTGCATTATGTGTGTTATCATATTCAGGACCGTACAGACACTCACAAATAATATCCAAAATTATGCCGTTCTTCTGGCAAACCAGACACGATCTCTTGTCAGACAACGCAAGCGGGCTGAAGAAATATTATTCCAAATGTTACCGAAGCAGGTCGCTGGCCAATTGAAATTGAACAAAACTATCAATGCCGAATCATACACCGAAGCTACAGTCGCCATATCGAGCATTGTCGGATTTGATCGGTTAGTTTCGGAAAGCTCCCCGATGACGATCGTTGCAACATTAAGCAAGGTGTATGCCCATTTGGATTCCTTCGTCTCTCGTTATGATGTCTACACAATGGAAACATTTGATTATTCATACATGGTAGTGTCAG GTGTACCAAACAGGAATGGACGACGTCATATCTCTGAAATCGCCGTTTTGGCTTTAGAACTGGTCAGCTTTATGCGTCACCTAACTATTCCGACAGTGATTGGTACTAGATTATCAGTACGTGTTGGTGTACACACTGGATCAGTTGTAGCTGGTATCATTGGCAATGTGATTCCTCGCTACAACATTTTCGGAGATGCCGTTAATATAGCCATGGTCCTTGAGTCAAGTAGCATGT CAAACTGTATCCAAATAAGTGAAGCGACATACTGGCCACTTAAAGAAATGGGAATATTTGCTTTGCGCGAAAGAGGGCAGACGTTGATAAag GGCAAGGGTACAATGACCACATATTGGCTTCATGGACGGCGACTGCCAGGTGGGGATTTTGACGATGATCCAGATAGCCAGGGCGAGCTTAGGATTAACGTACCAGATACTGTCGGTGAAgtgaacaaagaaaacaaaacagcaCCAAGTTCAGACACACAATACTCTTCGTATTCAATCGGTGAACTGCAATCGTCTCTGCCTGTTTCAGTGCCAAAGTTATCCGGTATACAACAGGAGTCGGAACGAAACCATGAATCCTCCGTCCCCTGCTACATCATAGAGGAAATATCCGAATAA